From one Hemitrygon akajei unplaced genomic scaffold, sHemAka1.3 Scf000074, whole genome shotgun sequence genomic stretch:
- the LOC140722291 gene encoding uncharacterized protein, which translates to MSTRSSIKSLSKSSSSCDRGSRASSKATQARAKAEAAKVRARFAKEELEVKMKAAAREAENQKEKAAREAEATAREAENQKEKAAREAENQKEKAAREAEAAAREAENELERKRVEARLEALKLEREAAAAEVEAELIEDAEEMHDPKDGKSTSEKIGLERTRDYVQSQMEWKTLSSSPYLFDNVPLHEESWRGPTASRPSEEDNLPSQLRDEPRNARAHDKYFSTPNLPDLGRREAKTESRPANPITDVRPQSCTCGHVPSARTPPADESAARYFARRDLVTSGLYRFDDKPENYRAWYSTFTNAIDGFQLRATQELDLMAKWLGKESCEQVRRMRSVYINKPELALKKAWERLQEGYGAPEIIEAALCQRLGNFPKVSAKDHTKLREFGDLLLEIQGAKEDGHSAGLVYLDTPTGIRQLVDKLPFGLQDRWLSVASDYKEEHEGQFPPFEYFTRFVCKEAKKRNDPSLIGPGSSTIYTKPDKSTSNNSNITKPVSALKTEVLTTNNDPSKNCPLHNKPHPLKRCRTFREKPLEEKKALLEEKGICFRCCSSTSHCARECTIAVKCLECDSTNHDWAMHPGPSPQTDNAPSPPQQDGGEGEAHSRTTVVSSSCTEVCGQAQASRSCSKICLTKVYPKGAKDKAIKAYVILDDQSNRSLVSPKFFNLFNIETLMRRSALQRETNEAVVTPTPLVRLRDMV; encoded by the exons atgtcaacccgatccagcatcaagtcgttgtcaaagtcatcgtcatcctgcgacaggggcagtagggcatcaagtaaggccacccaagcaagagcgaaagcagaagccgccaaggtgcgagcgcgctttgccaaagaagaattagaagtaaagatgaaagcggctgccagagaagccgaaaaccagaaggaaaaggctgccagagaagccgaagcgactgccagagaagccgaaaaccagaaggaaaaggctgccagagaagccgaaaaccagaaggaaaaggccgccagagaagccgaagcggctgccagagaagccgaaaacgaattggaaaggaaaagggtagaggcacggttagaagcgctgaagctagaacgagaagcagcagctgccgaggtggaagcagagttaatagaagacgccgaagaaatgcatgatccgaaggacggaaaatctacctcagaaaagatcggattggaacgtacaagggactatgtccaatctcaaatggaatggaagactctttcttcctctccttacttattcgataacgtcccacttcacgaggagtcttggagaggcccgacggcatcacgtccatccgaggaagataatttaccctcgcaactccgcgatgaacccaggaatgcaagggctcacgacaagtacttctcgacaccgaacttaccggatttggggagaagagaggcaaagactgagtccagaccagcaaatcccataacagatgtacgccctcagtcatgtacctgtggacatgttccctcagcccgcacgccaccTGCAGATGAATCCgcagcacggtatttcgcacgacgggatctcgtcacttcaggactataccggtTTGACGATAAAcccgaaaattaccgtgcatggtactccactttcaccaacgctatcgacggattccagctcagagcaacccaggagttggatcttatggcaaaatggctgggaaaagaatcatgcgaacaggtgagacgcatgcgttcagtgtacatcaacaaacccgagctagcattgaagaaagcatgggagagacttcaggagggctacggagcccccgaaattattgaggcggcgctatgccaacgtttgggaaattttcctaaggtgtcagccaaggaccacaccaagctaagagaatttggagatttactcttggagattcaaggcgccaaagaagatggccactcagctggtctagtatacctagacactccaaccgggattagacaactcgtggacaaacttccatttgggctgcaggacaggtggttgtccgttgcctcagattacaaggaagaacacgaaggtcaattccctcccttcgagtatttcaccaggttcgtgtgcaaggaggcgaagaagcgaaacgatcctagcctcataggtccaggaagcagtacaatttacaccaagccagataaatccacttcgaataattccaacattactaaaccagtctcagcgcttaagactgaagtccttacaactaacaacgaccctagcaagaattgtccattgcataacaaaccccaccccctcaaaagatgcagaacgtttagggaaaaaccccttgaagagaagaaggccctcctcgaggagaaaggaatatgctttagatgctgttcctcgacctctcactgtgcgagagagtgtacgatcgccgtgaagtgcctggaatgtgatagcactaatcacgactgggccatgcatcctggcccgtcaccgcaaaccgacaacgctccttcacccccacaacaggacggcggggagggagaagctcactccaggacaactgttgtcagctcgagctgtacggaagtttgcggtcaagctcaggcaagccgttcttgttcaaagatctgtctcactaaggtgtaccctaagggagccaaagacaaggccatcaaagcctacgtaattctggacgatcagagcaaccgctcgctagtcagtccaaagttctttaacttgttcaacattgaga CTCTGATGAGGCGGTCGGCGCTTCAGCGGGAGACGAACGAAGCGGTGGTAACGCCTACTCCGCTTGTCCGCCTCCGAGACATGGTTTAA
- the LOC140722304 gene encoding uncharacterized protein, with translation MAHQRIHTRERPFTCSDCGKGFTKASKLKVHQRVHTGERPFTCSDCGKGFTKASKLKVHQRVHTGERPFTCSDCGKGFTCSSQLKVHQRVHTGERPFTCSDCGKKFSCSSQLKVHQRVHTGERPFTCSDCGKGFTLSSKLKVHQRLHTGERPFTCSNCGMGFTCSSNLKVHQSVHTRERPFTCSDCGKGFTQSSKLKIHQRVHTGERPFTCSDCGKGFARSSQVKVHQRVHTGERPFTCSECGKGFTQSSTLIAHQRVHNREWLFTCSDCGKGFTSSSQLKVHQRVHSGERPFTCSECGKGFSQSSNLQAHQSVHTGERPFTCSVCGKGFTQSYKLKVHQRVHTGERPFTCSDCGKGFIQSSTLIEHQRVHTGERPFTCTDCGKGFTSSSQLKEHQRVHTGEKPFTCSECGKGFTQSSHLQAHRSVHTGERPYTCLDCGKGFASSSQLQRHQRVHTG, from the coding sequence atggctcaccagcgaattcacaccagggagcggccattcacctgctcagactgtgggaagggattcactaaagcATCTAAacttaaggtacatcagcgagttcacactggggagaggccgtttacctgctcagactgtgggaagggattcactaaagcATCTAAacttaaggtacatcagcgagttcacactggagagaggccgtttacctgctcagactgtgggaagggattcacttgctcgtctcaactgaaggtacatcagagagttcacactggagagaggccgtttacctgctcagactgtgggaagaaattcagttgctcatctcaactgaaggtacatcaacgagtccacactggggagagaccattcacctgctcagactgcgggaagggattcactctgtcatctaaactgaaggtacatcagagacttcacactggagagaggccattcacctgctcaaactgtgggatgggattcacttgctcatctaatctgaaggtacaccagtctgttcacaccagagagagaccgttcacctgctcagactgtgggaagggattcactcagtcatctaaactgaagatacatcagagagttcacactggagagaggccattcacctgctcagactgtgggaagggattcgctcggtcatctcaagtgaaggtacatcagagagttcacactggagagaggccattcacctgctcagagtgtgggaagggattcactcagtcatccaccttaattgctcaccagcgagttcacaacagggagtggctgttcacctgctcggactgtgggaagggattcacttcatcatctcaactgaaggtacatcagcgagttcactctggggagaggccattcacctgctcagagtgtgggaaaggattcagtcagtcatccaacctacaagcacaccagtcagttcacacaggggagaggccattcacctgctcagtgtgtgggaagggattcactcaatcatataaactgaaggtacatcagcgagttcacactggagagaggccgttcacctgctccgactgtgggaagggattcattcagtcatccaccctaatagaacaccagcgtgttcacactggggagagaccattcacctgcacggactgtgggaagggattcacttcgtcatctcaactgaaggaacatcagcgagttcacactggggagaagccattcacctgctcagagtgtgggaaaggattcactcagtcatcccacctgcaagcgcaccggtcagttcacactggggagagaccgtacacctgcttagactgtgggaagggattcgcttcgtcatctcaactgcagagacaccagcgagttcacactgggtag
- the LOC140722305 gene encoding uncharacterized protein encodes MAHQRVHTGERPFICSDCGKGFTFSSQLKIHQRVHTGEKPFTCSDCGRGFTQSSQLKIHQRVHTGERPFTCPDCGKGFTRSFDLQVHQRVHTGERPFTCSDCGKGFPCSSDLNKHQRVHTRERPFTCLECGKGFTGSSQLKVHQRVHTGERPFTCSVCGRGFTQSSDLLVHQRVHTGEWPFNCSDCGKGFTCSSKLMVHQRVHTGERPFTCSDCGKGFTCSSQLKVHQRGHTEERPFTCSDCGKGFTFSSQLLRHQSFHTGERPFTCSDCGKGFTESYKLKAHQSVHTGERPSTCSDCGKGFTRSSELLVHQRVHTGEWPFTCLDCGKGFTCSSKLKVHQRVHTGERPFTCSDCGKGFTQSSKLKVHQRVHTGERPFICSDCGKGFTQSSKLKVHQRVHTGEWPFICSDCGKGFTCSSKLKIRGYQESR; translated from the exons atggctcaccaacgagttcacaccggggagcggccattcatctgctcagactgtgggaagggattcactttctcatcccaactgaagatacatcagcgagttcacactggggagaagccattcacctgctcagactgtgggaggggattcactcagtcatcccaactgaagatacaccagcgagttcacacaggagagagaccattcacctgcccagactgtgggaagggatttactcggtcattTGATCTgcaggtacatcagcgagttcacacgggggagagaccgttcacctgttctgactgtgggaagggattcccttgCTCATCTGACCTTaataaacaccagcgagttcataccagggagaggccattcacctgcttggaatgtgggaagggattcactggctcatcccaactgaaggtacatcagagagtccacacaggcgagaggccattcacctgctccgtctgtgggagaggattcactcagtcatccgatctactggtacaccagcgagttcacactggggagtggccattcaactgctcggactgtgggaaaggattcacttgctcgtctaaactgatggtacatcagagagttcacactggagagaggccgttcacctgctcagactgtgggaagggattcacttgctcatcccaactgaaggtacatcagagaggtcACACtgaggagaggccgttcacctgctcagactgtgggaagggattcactttttCATCGCAGCTACTGAGGCACCAGtcatttcacactggggagaggcctttcacctgctcagactgtgggaagggattcactgagtcatacaAACTaaaggcacaccagtcagttcacactggggagaggccgtccacctgctcagactgtgggaagggattcactcggtcatccgaactactggtacaccagcgagttcacaccggggagtggcctttcacctgcttggactgtgggaagggattcacttgttcatctaagctgaaggtacatcagcgagttcacactggggagaggccgttcacctgctcagactgtgggaagggattcactcagtcatctaagctgaaggtacatcagcgagttcacactggggagaggccattcatctgctcagactgtgggaagggattcactcagtcatctaagctgaaggtacatcagcgagttcacactggggagtggccattcatctgctcagactgtgggaagggattcacttgttcatctaagctgaag ATACGTGGGTATCAAGAGTcccgataa